The following coding sequences lie in one Phalacrocorax carbo chromosome 3, bPhaCar2.1, whole genome shotgun sequence genomic window:
- the LOC135312843 gene encoding uncharacterized protein LOC135312843 — MEITWESSSHYLQTLKKSKMDAIHKLKIFVMFLSLTTFTVMVILNAGNATGIFKGLFWTTPGNISAKYTTDFTPAGWTFLIWNVIYAWQLAWLLYALTGICRRNEFGCVYIKPNLLPIPFYVVWILNNGFNVGWLFLWDREYLLPALVFLAALTLTTCATLFISHRLLSIHSSWFMKGHKAELWLIRILVQNGLVLYATWTTIATLLNFAIVLIYKWNVSNGTATTASLSIFALDLVIWFYLENFFLDKYVRYNLTIYPVVIIALTGSACKNFSFSSPTTNSIFIVVLLAMTCLIFAVRLGLVIWRHCKRPLESSETPDQSGTVA; from the exons ATGGAGATCACTTGGGAGAGCTCAAGTCACTACTTACAAACCTTGAAAAAAA GTAAAATGGATGCTATACACAAGCTGAAGATTTTTGTGATGTTTCTGTCTCTGACTACTTTCACGGTCATGGTGATACTGAATGCTGGAAATGCCACTGGGATATTCAAAG GCCTGTTCTGGACAACTCCTGGAAACATCTCAGCGAAGTACACCACTGACTTCACACCAGCTGGCTGGACTTTCCTCATCTGGAATGTCATCTATGCCTGGCAGCTTGCCTGGCTTCTCTATGCTTTGACAGGGATCTGTCGAAG GAATGAATTTGGATGTGTCTACATAAAGCCAAACTTGCTGCCAATACCTTTTTATGTGGTGTGGATTCTGAATAATGGCTTCAATGTTGGATGGCTGTTTCTGTGGGACCGAGA ATACCTCCTCCCGGCCTTGGTGTTCCTGGCAGCCCTCACTCTTACTACATGTGCCACCCTCTTCATTTCACACCGACTGCTGAGCATCCATTCCTCATGGTTTATGAAGGGTCACAAAGCTGAGCTCTGGCTCATCCGCATCCTA GTCCAGAATGGGCTGGTGCTGTATGCAACATGGACCACCATTGCCACTCTACTGAACTTTGCCATTGTGTTGATCTACAAGTGGAATGTGTCCAATGGAACAGCAACAACTGCTTCTCTAAGCATCTTTGCTCTTGATCTAGTAATATG GTTTTATCTAGAAAACTTCTTTCTTGACAAGTATGTCCGCTATAACCTTACAATCTACCCAGTGGTCATCATAGCTCTGACTGGCAGTGCATGCAAGAACTTCTCATTTTCATCCCCAACGACAAATAGCATTTTTATAG tTGTTCTGCTGGCAATGACTTGCTTGATCTTTGCTGTTCGGCTGGGACTAGTCATATGGAGACACTGTAAGAGACCACTGGAATCGTCAGAAACCCCAGACCAATCAGGCACAGTGGCCTGA